A single window of Aspergillus puulaauensis MK2 DNA, chromosome 5, nearly complete sequence DNA harbors:
- a CDS encoding uncharacterized protein (COG:S;~EggNog:ENOG410PWWF;~InterPro:IPR011042;~SECRETED:SignalP(1-21)), with product MTTIRALLCVILFVQFLPIFADNIVSIPAHYTYCLPPEFTGNVSGGFVDTETSRPDITKLLWSAFKAPFISYDPEFASILGPNPELELLAGPFGLDVAIEAGVYVKATNSVWFTGLGRGQRGRGHVVMAINLTNNAIYKPKYDQIILQPNGGTYDTGNVYMAYWGNKTFAGGILAISAVTGRSERMLDSYFGLRLNGPNDIVWAQRGDRRIMYFTDTNFPYLLNYTGPNDLPNAVWRFDNETESLMPVIGRADIPDPNGVAVNRESTKLYVTDTPVSYLRGAGPGETTGSAAIYVFDLNEDLIPLTGIYLGSPGQQHLIG from the coding sequence ATGACAACAATACGTGCCTTGCTCTGTGTCATACTATTTGTCCAATTCTTGCCCATATTTGCTGATAATATCGTGTCGATTCCGGCACATTATACTTATTGTCTTCCCCCAGAATTCACGGGCAACGTCAGCGGCGGCTTCGTGGACACGGAAACTTCCCGTCCTGATATAACAAAGCTCCTTTGGTCTGCATTCAAAGCCCCTTTCATTTCCTATGACCCAGAATTTGCATCAATTCTTGGTCCAAATCCTGAGTTGGAACTCCTGGCCGGACCCTTTGGCCTGGATGTTGCCATCGAGGCTGGGGTTTATGTGAAAGCAACAAATTCTGTTTGGTTTACTGGTCTGGGTCGTGGTCAGCGGGGACGGGGACATGTGGTTATGGCAATAAACTTGACAAACAACGCAATTTACAAGCCTAAATATGACCAGATCATTCTTCAGCCCAATGGTGGAACATACGACACTGGAAATGTGTATATGGCATACTGGGGCAACAAAACCTTCGCCGGTGGCATCCTTGCTATTAGTGCTGTCACAGGGAGATCAGAAAGAATGCTAGATAGCTATTTTGGTCTGCGCCTTAACGGGCCTAATGACATTGTGTGGGCCCAACGAGGTGACCGCCGCATAATGTACTTCACAGATACCAATTTCCCCTATTTGCTCAACTATACTGGACCAAACGACCTCCCGAATGCTGTATGGCGCTTTGACAATGAAACCGAGTCCTTAATGCCTGTAATTGGCCGCGCTGATATCCCAGACCCAAATGGTGTTGCTGTCAACAGGGAATCTACCAAGCTGTACGTGACGGATACACCAGTCTCCTACCTCAGGGGAGCCGGGCCGGGGGAAACGACCGGATCTGCGGCAATCTATGTGTTCGACCTGAACGAAGACTTGATTCCATTAACAGGTATTTATTTGGGTTCTCCAGGGCAACAGCACCTGATAGGATGA
- a CDS encoding uncharacterized protein (COG:Q;~EggNog:ENOG410PU6S;~InterPro:IPR036291,IPR002347,IPR020904;~PFAM:PF00106,PF13561;~go_function: GO:0016491 - oxidoreductase activity [Evidence IEA];~go_process: GO:0055114 - oxidation-reduction process [Evidence IEA]) yields MSLQPKLTDRELASLAQKTIIITGGASGIGRATVLKAHQNGANVVIADVNKQAGDALVAELKGRAMFHYTDISNWNSILDLFEAAVGRFSRIDTVCANAGTNNWDSVFADELDESTGRLKAPTFRNLEINLFGTIHTAKAAVHYFSRNPGGIGQLVLTGSAASLIDTPPLHLYCAGKAGILGFMRSIRTQLIKSNATVNMIAPWMTRTPMLPEELSKIWGELPANTPDGVADALLLPSVRPEVNGKSFWVAGNQIVELEGALHAAQPQWMGENLSRQVDEGQRRMGIF; encoded by the exons ATGTCTCTCCAACCAAAGCTTACCGACCGAGAACTTGCGTCATTGGCCCAAAAAACCATCATTATTACAGGAGGAGCAAGTGGAATTGGCAGGGCTACGGTCCTTAAGGCACATC AAAACGGGGCAAATGTCGTTATTGCGGACGTAAACAAGCAAGCCGGAGATGCTCTTGTAGCAGAGTTGAAAGG TCGGGCAATGTTTCACTACACCGATATTTCCAACTGGAATTCGATCCTTGACCTCTTTGAGGCAGCCGTCGGAAGGTTCTCAAGGATTGATACAGTTTGCGCCAACGCGGGGACAAATAACTGGGACTCCGTGTTTGCAGACGAATTGGATGAAAGCACGGGCCGGTTGAAGGCTCCTACTTTTAGAAATCTGGAAATCAATCTTTTTGGTACAATCCACACAGCCAAGGCCGCAGTACACTATTTCTCCCGGAATCCCGGCGGGATAGGGCAGTTGGTATTGACTGGGTCAGCAGCGAG tcTCATTGatacccctcctctccatctctaCTGTGCTGGGAAGGCGGGAATTTTGGGTTTCATGCGCTCAATACGTACTCAACTGATCAAGAGCAACGCCACAGTGAATATGATTGCTCCCTGGATGACTC GGACACCAATGCTGCCCGAGGAACTCAGTAAGATTTGGGGCGAGCTACCAGCAAATACTCCTGATGGAGTTGCAGATGCCCTGCTCCTACCTTCCGTGCGTCCAGAAGTGAACGGCAAATCCTTTTGGGTGGCCGGTAATCAGATCGTTGAACTGGAAGGCGCATTGCACGCAGCACAACCCCAGTGGATGGGGGAAAACTTGTCGAGGCAGGTGGACGAAGGTCAGCGTAGAATGGGCATTTTCTGA
- a CDS encoding FAD-binding oxidoreductase (CAZy:AA4;~COG:I;~EggNog:ENOG410PKBX;~InterPro:IPR016171,IPR016170,IPR006094,IPR036318, IPR016169,IPR016164,IPR016166,IPR016167,IPR004113;~PFAM:PF01565;~go_function: GO:0003824 - catalytic activity [Evidence IEA];~go_function: GO:0016491 - oxidoreductase activity [Evidence IEA];~go_function: GO:0050660 - flavin adenine dinucleotide binding [Evidence IEA];~go_function: GO:0071949 - FAD binding [Evidence IEA];~go_process: GO:0055114 - oxidation-reduction process [Evidence IEA]) — translation MSELKPTPSLEEKYSGIPRRLLSKADSAKARAFSNLTITPSSRTEQTLPVIPNGYSRGRFEDAIRAISTVLGAENVELNMKPLEDGWYMEHPNTHDAFPLTDQEDLVSSAAVYPGSVEDVQSVVRWANKFVIPIYPISMGRNLGYGGAAPRVRGAVIVDLGRRMESILDINPDTCSCLLEPGVSFYALYEEIQRRGYGHLWIDVPDLGGGSVLGNTVDRGQGYTPMGDHFSAHCGMEVVTPTGEVIRTGMGALPNNNTWQIFPYGFGPYPDGIFSQSNFGIVTKIGMHLMPNPGGSEGFMCTFKEEDDLFKAINVIRPLRQRNILENVAQLKHVVQEVALLGKQRSTFWKGPGPMPIEEVRKIAATLPCGDCTWIYYGTIYGPPEVTREKGRIIKKDFLSIPGARWIDRASLPKDHYFFSRENISSGKPDLVELSWLNWMPNGGHVFFSPVCPPNGEDAMKIYEIAKRRHKEFNLDCFPTCCIGMREILLIVNMVFDRGDPVERENAYRCMRAMVDDAAAEGYGEYRTHLLLADQVAGTYNWNNNALMRFHEQIKDALDPNGILAPGRSGIWPKRYREKELEVIDASRVSQATVVQSSSKGRAKLGRL, via the exons ATGTCGGAGCTCAAGCCAACCCCGAGCCTGGAAGAGAAGTACTCGGGGATTCCACGACGACTGCTTTCCAAGGCCGACAGCGCAAAAGCTCGCGCCTTTTCCAACCTTACCATAACGCCATCTTCCCGTACGGAGCAGACTCTCCCAGTCATTCCGAATGGATATTCGCGTGGGCGCTTTGAAGATGCCATCCGCGCCATCAGCACAGTCCTCGGTGCGGAGAATGTCGAATTAAACATGAAGCCCCTTGAAGATGGGTGGTACATGGAGCATCCTAACACGCACGACGCTTTCCCCTTGACTGACCAAGAGGACTTGGTATCAAGTGCGGCCGTCTACCCCGGATCTGTCGAGGACGTCCAGAGCGTGGTTCGGTGGGCGAACAAGTTCGTCATCCCTATCTATCCTATTTCAATGGGTAGAAATCTGGGATACGGCGGTGCTGCACCTCGAGTCCGTGGAGCCGTTATTGTCGACCTCGGTCGCCGCATGGAGTCGATTCTTGACATCAACCCAGATACTTGTAGCTGTCTCCTAGAACCGGGAGTGTCATTCTATGCATTATACGAGGAAATCCAGCGCCGTGGATATGGCCATCTATGGATCGACGTTCCAGACCTTGGCGGAGGCTCAGTCCTCGGGAATACCGTTGATCGAGGTCAAGGCTACACGCCGATGGGAGACCATTTTTCTGCGCATTGCGGGATGGAGGTTGTCACCCCTACCGGCGAGGTCATCCGCACGGGCATGGGAGCGTtgcccaacaacaacacctggCAAATCTTTCCGTACGGGTTCGGACCCTATCCAGACGGTatcttctcccagtccaACTTTGGGATCGTCACCAAGATTGGAATGCACCTGATGCCCAATCCCGGCGGGTCCGAGGGCTTTATGTGCACTttcaaggaggaggatgaccTTTTCAAAGCCATCAACGTCATTCGGCCACTGAGACAGCGGAACATACTCGAAAACGTAGCCCAGTTGAAGCACGTCGTTCAAGAAGTGGCTTTGCTGGGCAAGCAACGCAGCACCTTTTGGAAAGGTCCCGGGCCGATGCCCATCGAGGAAGTGCGCAAGATAGCAGCGACATTGCCCTGTGGCGATTGCACTTGGATATACTATGGTACAATCTACGG ACCACCAGAAGTGACAAGGGAAAAGGGAAGAATCATCAAAAAGGATTTTCTTTCAATTCCCGGCGCACGCTGGATCGATCGCGCGTCTTTGCCCAAAGATCACTACTTCTTCAGCCGAGAGAATATCTCCAGTGGCAAGCCAGACCTAGTAGAGCTTTCTTGGCTGAACTGGATG CCTAATGGAGGCCATGTCTTCTTTAGCCCTGTTTGCCCTCCCAATGGCGAAGATGCCATGAAGATCTACGAG ATAGCGAAGCGACGACATAAGGAATTCAATCTCGATTGCTTCCCCACCTGCTGCATTGGTATGCGGGAGATCCTCCTTATTGTTAATATGGTATTCGATCGTGGGGACCCTGTGGAGCGAGAAAACGCTTACAGATGCATGCGCGCCATGGTCGACGATGCGGCCGCAGAGGGCTACGGGGAGTATCGCactcatctcctccttgcAGATCAGGTTGCCGGTACGTACAACTGGAACAATAATGCTCTGATGCGCTTCCACGAGCAGATCAAGGATGCCTTGGACCCCAATGGTATCCTCGCTCCAGGGAGAAGTGGTATTTGGCCAAAGCGCTACAGAGAGAAGGAATTGGAAGTCATCGATGCTTCTCGAGTTTCTCAAGCGACTGTGGTCCAGTCTTCGTCGAAGGGTCGCGCGAAGCTGGGGCGGCTGTAG
- a CDS encoding putative MFS transporter (Hol1) (COG:U;~EggNog:ENOG410QDXY;~InterPro:IPR020846,IPR011701,IPR036259;~PFAM:PF07690;~TransMembrane:12 (i70-94o106-126i135-153o165-188i195-218o224-245i315-348o368-389i401-420o432-454i466-485o497-518i);~go_function: GO:0022857 - transmembrane transporter activity [Evidence IEA];~go_process: GO:0055085 - transmembrane transport [Evidence IEA]), which produces MPFGILNTRNSVEHVQGTSLLRVDSLEEAEAASGLERGTGKHATTILIPQPSHDPNDPLRWPLWQRDLMFLLYLYCTILCAGGIGPLLSASAAVLSKELNVSYTDITLLTGYNTCAVGASGILIAASSRKFGKRVTFIFSMLCAFAGTVWGGASQSYNSLLGARVIQGLGVSMFESVTFSVVGDLYYVHERGARVAALTVAISGLANFPALLSGLITTRLGWRWMFWMLAVFLGIGLALALLFGWETAFNRPDETAEAEAISCKDETGVDTLEIEHSDIIAARPTKARKSFLQRLQPFSGSYSDMPLWKTALNPFLVLIHPAVIWSTVLLAITTAWYVVVSFVIAQIFAGPPYLLEAAEIGYMSAGPTVGGTIGSVIAGLISDPIAAALACWNHGIYEPEFRLVVIIPMLISSVLGWFLFGNLAEQGRSPALMTFIWGIASTSMQFCSAAIGTYMVDAYPDISTEVFIIGMVVKNLAFFGLSFGVNNWVSAWGPAKVFDAIGGIQIALCVLSGIVWIFGKRWRARFYAG; this is translated from the exons ATGCCGTTCGGAATTCTCAACACCCGTAATAGCGTCGAGCATGTTCAAGGAACAAGCCTGCTGCGGGTTGACAGCCTCGAAGAGGCTGAAGCAGCGTCTGGGCTCGAGAGGGGAACTGGTAAGCACGCAACGACTATCTTGATTCCCCAACCAAGCCATGATCCCAACGACCCTCTTCGCTGGCCACTCTGGCAGCGGGACCTGATGTTCCTGCTGTACCTGTACTGCACGATCCTATGTGCCGGTGG TATCGGTCCCTTGTTGTCAGCCAGTGCTGCTGTCCTCAGTAAGGAGCTCAACGTTAGCTATACGGATATTACACTGCTCACTGGGTATAATACCTGCGCTGTTGGTGCC TCCGGGATCTTGATTGCAGCCTCCTCGAGAAAGTTCGGCAAGCGCGTAACGTTTATTTTCTCGATGCTTTGTGCCTTTGCGGGGACAGTTTGGGGAGGGGCTTCTCAGTCATACAACTCTCTCCTAGGGGCTCGCGTTATCCAGGGACTTGGGGTGTCCATGTTTGAGTCTG TCACATTCTCCGTTGTCGGTGACCTCTACTACGTCCATGAGCGAGGTGCCAGAGTGGCCGCGCTTACTGTCGCCATCTCGGGCCTGGCTAATTTCCCCGCGCTGCTCTCTGGCCTGATAACCACCCGCctgggctggagatggatgtTCTGGATGCTCGCTGTATTTCTAGGCATTGGATTGGCACTTGCACTGCTGTTCGGGTGGGAAACAGCCTTTAATCGACCAGATGAAACCGCGGAGGCTGAGGCGATCTCCTGCAAGGACGAGACCGGAGTCGACACTCTCGAAATAGAACACTCTGATATCATCGCAGCTAGACCGACCAAGGCACGTAAATCCtttctccaacgcctccaaCCATTCTCGGGAAGCTACTCCGATATGCCCCTATGGAAAACGGCGCTGAACCCGTTTTTGGTACTGATTCACCCAGCAGTGATCTGGTCGACCGTCCTCCTCGCGATAACAACAGCTTGGTATGTAGTTGTCAGCTTTGTCATTGCCCAGATCTTCGCTGGGCCCCCTTATCTACTTGAGGCAGCGGAAATCGGATACATGTCTGCTGGGCCCACGGTCGGTGGTACAATTGGATCCGTCATTGCTGGTCTAATCTCAGATCCAATTGCTGCAGCGCTTGCGTGTTGGAATCATGGAATTTATGAGCCGGAGTTTCGTCTAGTTGTCATTATCCCCATGTTGATCAGCAGTGTCTTGGGGTGGTTTCTCTTTGGGAATCTGGCAGAACAGGGAAGGTCTCCTGCGCTTATGACGTTTATCTGGGGGATTGCGTCGACGTCGATGCAGTTCTGCTCGGCTGCTATTGGGACTTACATGGTCGATGCTTATCCGGATATCTCGACAGAGGTCTTTATCATTGGAATGGTGGTAAAGAACTTGGCCTTCTTTGGACTTTCGT TCGGTGTTAACAACTGGGTATCGGCATGGGGTCCGGCAAAAGTATTCGATGCGATTGGGGGGATACAGATAGCTCTTTGTGTACTCTCAGGCATAGTCTGGATATTCGGAAAGAGATGGAGGGCTCGCTTTTACGCCGGGTAG
- a CDS encoding FAD-dependent oxidoreductase (COG:C,H;~EggNog:ENOG410PIVQ;~InterPro:IPR036188,IPR002938;~PFAM:PF01494,PF07992;~go_function: GO:0071949 - FAD binding [Evidence IEA]): MTAPSFKVIVVGAGPAGLLLALLLSQHGMSVTVLEAAAELDSRPRATHYGSPAVYELQRAGVMDDVMAEGLTTRKICWRKLDGTYLAGIDNDVLGDDPDRVVCLPLNRLGQILARHLQRQPTAELKWNHRVTSLAQDSTKAWVSVSTAEGDITMEADYIVGCDGANSQIRRSLHGDMTFPGKTWDEQIVATNVYYDFDHYGYEDANFIIDPEHWHMASRITRDGMWRVSYGEKAGATHEELAARQPMKFAKMLPGNPSPHQYKLTNFSPYRVHQRLAVSMREGRFLLAADAAHLCNPFGGLGLTGGIVDVGGLSDCLYGVWTGQANQEILDIYDVIRRQKYRDIVDPISSENLRRMYDSNLETVLEPGKDKFLEMCVNAEKDVELAREMALGINVLKYDFRQHYTNTKL; encoded by the exons ATGACTGCACCTAGCTTTAAA GTTATTGTCGTTGGTGCCGGCCCAGCAGGCCTCCTGCTagcccttcttctctcgCAGCATGGTATGTCCGTAACAGTCCTCGAAGCAGCTGCGGAGCTCGACAGTCGACCCCGCGCAACCCATTACGGATCACCCGCGGTATATGAGCTCCAGCGCGCGGGGGTCATGGACGATGTGATGGCCGAAGGCCTGACTACGCGCAAGATATGCTGGCGGAAGCTTGACGGGACCTATCTTGCAGGCATCGACAACGATGTACTGGGCGACGACCCAGATCGAGTCGTCTGTCTCCCCTTGAACCGTCTGGGCCAGATCCTAGCCCGTCACCTTCAGCGCCAGCCCACTGCTGAGCTGAAGTGGAATCACCGCGTCACCAGTCTCGCACAAGATTCTACCAAGGCTTGGGTGAGCGTCTCAACCGCAGAAGGCGATATCACCATGGAGGCAGACTACATTGTCGGATGTGACGGGGCGAACTCTCAAATCCGACGATCGCTACACGGTGATATGACCTTCCCAGGAAAGACCTGGGACGAACAGATTGTCGCCACGAATGTATACTATGACTTCGACCACTACGGCTACGAGGACGCCAACTTTATCATTGACCCTGAGCACTGGCACATGGCCTCGCGGATCACCAGGGATGGGATGTGGCGAGTTTCATACGgggagaaggctggggcgACGCACGAGGAGCTTGCTGCTCGGCAGCCGATGAAATTTGCAAAAATGCTGCCTGGAAATCCCTCGCCTCATCAATATAAACTTACGAACTTTAGCCCTTACCGTGTGCACCAACGATTGGCAGTGAGCATGAGAGAGGGGAGATTTCTTCTTGCTGCCGATGCAGCGCATCTGTGTAATCCCTT TGGTGGTCTTGGTTTAACCGGGGGCATTGTGGATGTGGGAGGGCTCAGCGACTGCCTCTATGGCGTTTGGACTGGTCAAGCAAACCAGGAAATCCTGGATATATACGATGTGATCAGGCGCCAGAAGTACAGAGACATCGTGGACCCTATCTCGAGTGAAAACCTGCGACGTATGTATGACAGCAATCTCGAAACTGTGCTCGAGCCGGGCAAGGATAAGTTCCTGGAAATGTGCGTGAATGCTGAGAAGGACGTGGAGCTGGCGCGCGAGATGGCATTGGGAATCAACGTGTTGAAGTACGATTTTAGACAGCATTATACAAATACCAAGCTCTAG
- a CDS encoding cytochrome P450 (COG:Q;~EggNog:ENOG410PWMK;~InterPro:IPR001128,IPR017972,IPR002401,IPR036396;~PFAM:PF00067;~go_function: GO:0005506 - iron ion binding [Evidence IEA];~go_function: GO:0016705 - oxidoreductase activity, acting on paired donors, with incorporation or reduction of molecular oxygen [Evidence IEA];~go_function: GO:0020037 - heme binding [Evidence IEA];~go_process: GO:0055114 - oxidation-reduction process [Evidence IEA]), translating to MGVVSNAEPRAMLAAGLLAAILVLLVHWAQSSYRWHRKYKMPPRVPGIPIFGNSFQIPEIQQGPWAKELAAKYGEMFTCKFGGSTWVFLNSSRVVTDLMERRAAIYNSRPPFPMTQDIMSGGSRIVLMQYNERWRLLRKIMHQILSARNQDVFQPFQDLESKQLCWEYLHSPDRWWSANSRYANSVIMSVVFGRRSALDDPDVVELFETLELFLENQQPGVNIVDAFPVLALLPKMLQWWRPKGEAIFEKTRKVYKRELDRLEQKIHAGTQRRCFGVEFLESNEVQKMDETQKLFVFGSLMEAGSDTSRVTIGQIIAGAIIYPDWVARARAQLDSVCGSNAQRLPQWEDRINLPYITAVVKEGFRWRPNIAEIGAPTTLIQDDEYEGYRFPKGTVFTWNAWAIALSPDEYDEPERFWPDRFLNGDLDNPLKGHWAFGPGRRVCVGWKVGEMNVWIAIARLLYCFDFLDVPGQPIDSMRIPQLTRNAPQFAANVKVRSPAHAALITRDCEGAVRTVY from the exons ATGGGCGTGGTCTCGAACGCAGAGCCCAGGGCTATGCTGGCCGCCGGCCTCCTCGCAGCAATCTTGGTCCTCCTCGTTCACTGGGCCCAGAGTTCCTACAGATGGCACAGAAAGTACAAGATGCCACCACGAGTACCCGGGATTCCAATCTTCGGCAACAGCTTCCAGAtcccagaaatccagcaaGGACCATGGGCGAAGGAACTCGCGGCGAAGTACGGCGAAAT GTTTACGTGCAAATTTGGCGGCAGTACATGGGTATTCCTCAACTCGTCCCGTGTGGTTACTGACCTCATGGAGCGGCGAGCAGCAATCTACAACTCGCGGCCACCGTTCCCAATGACCCAGGACATCATGTCTGGTGGGTCTCGGATTGTGTTGATGCAGTACAACGAAAGATGGCGTCTTCTGCGCAAGATCATGCATCAGATCCTGAGTGCAAGGAATCAAGACGTGTTCCAGCCGTTTCAAGACCTAGAGTCAAAGCAGCTCTGCTGGGAGTATCTGCATTCGCCGGACAGGTGGTGGTCGGCAAATAGCCGGTACGCGAACTCGGTCATTATGAGTGTTGTCTTCGGTCGGAGGTCTGCACTTGATGATCCCGATGTGGTCGAGCTCTTtgagacgctggagctgTTCCTTGAGAACCAGCAGCCTGGGGTTAACATCGTTGATGCGTTTCCCGTGCTTGCTCTATTGCCGAAGATGCTCCAGTGGTGGCGACCAAAAGGAGAAGCAATTTTCGAGAAGACGCGCAA GGTTTACAAGCGGGAGCTCGACCGGCTTGAGCAGAAGATCCACGCCGGTACCCAGCGTCGATGCTTTGGGGTTGAATTCCTCGAAAGCAACGAGGTTCAGAAGATGGACGAGACCCAAAAGCTGTTCGTATTCGGCTCGTTGATGGAGGCTGGGAGCGATACTTCGCGCGTGACTATCGGTCAAATCATCGCCGGAGCCATCATATACCCGGACTGGGTCGCCAGGGCCCGGGCCCAGCTGGATAGCGTATGCGGCAGCAATGCACAACGTCTACCGCAGTGGGAGGACCGCATCAATCTCCCCTATATCACAGCGGTCGTGAAGGAAGGATTCCGCTGGCGCCCGAATATTGCAGAGATCGGGGCGCCCACGACTTTGATCCAGGATGACGAGTATGAGGGATACCGGTTTCCCAAGGGCACAGTCTTTACGTGGAACGCGTGGGCTATTGCCCTCAGTCCTGATGAATACGACGAGCCGGAGCGATTCTGGCCGGATCGATTCCTCAATGGTGATCTGGATAATCCGTTGAAGGGGCATTGGGCATTCGGGCCAG GTCGCCGCGTGTGTGTGGGCTGGAAGGTTGGAGAGATGAATGTGTGGATTGCTATTGCTCGCCTTTTATATTGTTTTGATTTCCTGGACGTGCCAGGGCAGCCCATAGACAGCATGCGCATTCCACAACTCACCCGTAACGCTCCTCAGTTTGCTGCAAACGTGAAGGTGCGCAGTCCAGCTCATGCGGCGCTCATCACGAGAGACTGCGAGGGGGCAGTTCGCACTGTGTATTAG